The Streptomyces aurantiacus genome includes a region encoding these proteins:
- a CDS encoding acyl-CoA dehydrogenase family protein, with the protein MHLEYTPEQQRLRTELRAYFNELVPDDVHARYDDPAAQKRFYRDTIRRLGSDGWLGVGWPKEFGGRGLSPMEQFIFFDEAAQAGAPLPLMALNTVGPTIMRFGTDEQKAYFLPKILSGEIDFAIGYSEPDAGTDLAALKTRAVREGDEDTGHYTVDGQKIWTTNGDTADWVWLAVRTDPAAPPHKGITMLLVPTTEPGYSCTIINTLASHDTTASYYENIRVPASRRVGEENKGWRLITNQLNHERVTLAAHGTMAIRALHDVQRWAMETKLADGRRVVDLPWVRRNLARTHTRLDAMKLLNWQMVNAVQEGTLTPQDASAVKVYGSEARRDAYAWLMEIVAVAGVLKEGSAGAVLHGELERGYRSAVIFTFGGGNNEIQREIISWIGLGMPRVRR; encoded by the coding sequence GTGCATCTCGAATACACGCCGGAGCAGCAGCGGTTGCGCACCGAACTGCGCGCCTACTTCAACGAACTCGTCCCGGACGACGTGCACGCCCGCTACGACGACCCGGCGGCACAGAAGCGCTTCTACCGGGACACCATCCGCCGCCTCGGCTCCGACGGCTGGCTCGGGGTGGGGTGGCCGAAGGAGTTCGGCGGGCGCGGGCTGTCGCCGATGGAACAGTTCATCTTCTTCGACGAGGCCGCCCAGGCGGGCGCACCTCTGCCGCTGATGGCGCTGAACACGGTCGGACCGACGATCATGCGGTTCGGCACGGACGAGCAGAAGGCGTACTTCCTCCCGAAGATCCTCTCCGGCGAGATCGACTTCGCCATCGGCTACAGCGAGCCGGACGCGGGCACGGACCTGGCCGCCCTGAAGACGAGGGCGGTCCGGGAGGGCGACGAGGACACCGGCCACTACACGGTCGACGGGCAGAAGATCTGGACGACGAACGGCGACACCGCCGACTGGGTCTGGCTCGCCGTCCGCACCGACCCCGCCGCGCCGCCGCACAAGGGCATCACCATGCTCCTCGTGCCGACCACCGAGCCCGGCTACTCCTGCACGATCATCAACACCCTCGCCTCGCACGACACCACCGCCAGCTACTACGAGAACATCCGCGTTCCCGCCTCCCGCCGCGTCGGCGAGGAGAACAAGGGCTGGCGGCTGATCACCAACCAGCTCAACCACGAGCGCGTCACCCTCGCCGCCCACGGCACCATGGCCATCCGCGCCCTGCACGACGTCCAGCGCTGGGCCATGGAGACCAAGCTCGCGGACGGCCGCCGTGTCGTCGACCTCCCCTGGGTGCGCCGGAACCTCGCCCGCACCCACACCAGGCTCGACGCGATGAAACTCCTCAACTGGCAGATGGTGAACGCCGTCCAGGAGGGCACTCTCACCCCCCAGGACGCCTCCGCGGTCAAGGTCTACGGGTCCGAGGCCCGCCGCGACGCGTACGCCTGGCTCATGGAGATCGTCGCCGTCGCGGGTGTCCTCAAGGAGGGCTCGGCGGGCGCGGTGCTCCACGGCGAACTGGAGCGCGGCTACCGGTCGGCCGTCATCTTCACCTTCGGCGGCGGCAACAACGAGATCCAGCGGGAGATCATCTCGTGGATCGGCCTGGGGATGCCGCGAGTGCGGCGTTAG
- a CDS encoding ferredoxin, protein MSVTELQELVRFLEDRFACAQACTDCARVCALRASLADLDGPEDQQLLRRKGILCAEVCDATCRVLAEQETQSEDSMRAQVEWCRAVCLETAHVFDRSPGSEEGARSCRDCARACSEFLTLLR, encoded by the coding sequence GTGTCAGTGACAGAGCTACAGGAACTCGTCCGTTTCCTCGAGGATCGGTTCGCCTGTGCGCAGGCCTGTACCGACTGCGCCCGGGTGTGCGCCCTGCGAGCGAGCCTCGCCGACCTCGACGGTCCCGAGGATCAACAACTGCTGCGGCGCAAGGGCATCCTGTGCGCGGAGGTCTGCGACGCGACATGCCGCGTGCTGGCCGAACAGGAGACGCAGTCCGAGGACTCGATGCGCGCGCAGGTCGAGTGGTGCCGTGCCGTCTGCCTCGAGACCGCCCACGTCTTCGACCGCAGCCCGGGATCCGAGGAGGGCGCCCGGTCCTGCCGGGACTGCGCGCGTGCCTGCTCGGAATTCCTCACCCTGCTGCGCTGA